A single window of Nicotiana sylvestris chromosome 3, ASM39365v2, whole genome shotgun sequence DNA harbors:
- the LOC138888139 gene encoding uncharacterized protein, whose amino-acid sequence MAIEDNSSPSDAPHTRATGTSTFTAGTTSFLIIDHNHPLYLQPTDTPGSSLISLQLNGSDNYALWSSATRVGLLGKSKLGFVYGHFPKSSFELALHDLWEKVNDVVLLWIMNSVRPGLLSSVLYAFDAHNVWKDLKERFDKVNGFRILYLHREIHTLTQDTMIVTDYFTKLKDLLDEFDALMPCPGCPCPESKKYAQHFESNRLLQFLMGLNESYS is encoded by the coding sequence ATGGCGATTGAGGATAATTCTTCACCTTCTGATGCTCCACACACTCGCGCTACTGGTACGAGTACCTTCACAGCTGGAACCACAAGTTTCCTTATCATTGACCACAATCATCCTCTGTACCTTCAACCAACTGATACTCCAGGTAGCTCCTTGATTTCTCTTCAATTGAATGGATCGGATAATTATGCATTGTGGAGTAGTGCTACGAGAGTTGGTTTACTAGGAAAAAGCAAATTAGGTTTTGTTTATGGACACTTTCCTAAGTCTAGTTTCGAACTTGCCCTTCATGATCTCTGGGAGAAAGTGAATGATGTAGTATTATTGTGGATTATGAATTCTGTTAGGCCTGGTCTTTTGAGCAGTGTTCtgtatgcatttgatgcacacaACGTATGGAAAGACTTGAAGGAGAGGTTTGACAAAGTTAATGGATTCAGAATACTATACCTACATAGAGAAATTCACACCCTCACACAGGACACTATGATTGTGACTGATTACTTCACTAAGCTAAAGGATTTATTGGATGAATTTGATGCGCTTATGCCATGTCCTGGCTGCCCTTGCCCAGAATCAAAGAAATATGCTCAGCACTTTGAATCTAATAGACTTCTGCAATTTCTTATGGGCCTAAATGAGTCATACTCATAG
- the LOC138888138 gene encoding uncharacterized protein: MTHISSINKAYSMLVDKESQRNLANFTQAVQVTETLDSIALYSNKGTNNLGSQFKPTGNYTQKKSQVQCEYCHFKGHTKENCYKLITYPPDFKSKRKWASPSIYSNHDLYGGQVMGIGKEDYGLYLLRGRLPIKAKSGSITNNKCAHVDTNTSMSITTPHLWHMRLGHAPVNVIKKHKSLSFLKNVTLCTVCPLEKQSKLPFQLSNTNSKSVFNLLHCDIWGPYRVPTYDGKKYFVTIVDDYSRYTWMFLISSKSDTIVVLRDFLTKTQNVSSTTVKVLRTDNGSEFCSNECQQLLSGLAITHQTSCVYTPQQNGVFGSLCYATSPKESDKFAARAIPAEQIFPFKHMRDIGTPLFPVLDLVSSVDSVPCDVIASSSPSSSPHQESASTPHMAPSEEASSPHVRSRRTGRPPLWLQDYITSSNNTSCQYPLSSYVTYNNITTSHYKVLTVYSSTIEPQSFAEAAKDPNWIKEICPRTNYIIAEAGLGGAKPVGTPLELNHMLASQEYDKHTQSNSKDENLKDAGPYQRLVGRLLYLTMTRPNLAFTVQILSQYMHSPKVYIKEAPGLGLLMPAKNSNQLLAYCDSDWGACLQTRRSVTGYLVKFEDALVSWKSKKQETLSRSSAEARSMATCTTEITWLIGLFREFGVNI, encoded by the exons ATGACTCATATTTCTAGCATCAATAAAGCATACTCAATGCTTGTTGATAAGGAGAGTCAAAGGAATCTAGCAAATTTCACTCAAGCAGTGCAAGTCACTGAGACTCTAGATAGTATTGCACTCTATAGCAACAAAGGGACTAACAACTTAGGAAGTCAATTTAAACCAACTGGTAACTACACGCAAAAGAAGAGTCAAGTTCAATGCGAATACTGTCACTTCAAAGGACACACAAAGGAAAACTGCTACAAGTTGATTACGTATCCTCCTGATTTCAAGTCTAAAAGGAAATGGGCTAGTCCTAGCATCTATTCAAATCAT GACCTCTACGGTGGTCAGGTTATGGGGATTGGTAAGGAAGATTATGGACTCTATCTGCTAAGAGGGAGACTTCCTATTAAGGCTAAGTCAGGCTCTATAACTAATAATAAATGTGCACATGTAGATACTAACACTAGTATGAGTATAACAACTCCTCATTTGTGGCATATGAGGTTAGGTCATGCACCAGTTAATGTAATAAAGAAACACAAGTCTCTTAGTTTCTTGAAGAATGTAACTCTTTGTACTGTGTGTCCATTGGAAAAGCAATCAAAGTTACCCTTCCAACTGAGTAATACTAATTCTAAGTCTGTGTTTAATCTATTGCACTGTGACATATGGGGACCCTATAGAGTTCCCACATATGATGGTAAGAAATACTTTGTGACTATTGTAGATGACTACAGTAGATATACATGGATGTTCCTTATCTCTTCCAAGTCTGACACTATTGTGGTTTTGAGAGACTTCTTAACTAAAACACAAAATGTGTCTTCCACTACTGTTAAGGTGCTCAGAACAGATAATGGCAGTGAGTTCTGCAGCAATGAGTGTCAACAACTATTGTCAGGCCTTGCCATCACTCATCAGACTTCATGTGTCTATACCCCTCAACAGAATGGA GTCTTTGGATCCCTTTGCTATGCAACTAGTCCAAAAGAGAGTGACAAGTTTGCTGCTAGAGCCATACCAGCT GAGCAGATATTTCCCTTCAAACATATGAGGGATATAGGCACTCCTCTATTTCCAGTCCTGGACTTGGTGTCATCTGTTGACAGTGTTCCTTGTGATGTGATAGCCTCTAGTTCTCCCTCCAGCTCACCACATCAGGAGTCAGCCTCAACACCACATATGGCACCATCTGAGGAAGCCAGTAGTCCTCATGT GAGATCTAGGAGGACAGGAAGACCACCTCTATGGTTACAAGATTATATAACTAGCTCAAACAATACATCTTGCCAATATCCCTTGTCTTCTTATGTCACATACAACAATATTACAACCTCCCACTACAAGGTTCTCACAGTATACTCTTCTACTATTGAACCTCAGTCATTTGCAGAAGCAGCTAAGGATCCTAACTGGATAAAA GAAATATGCCCTAGAACTAATTATATAATAGCTGAAGCTGGACTTGGAGGAGCTAAACCAGTTGGTACACCCTTAGAACTGAACCACATGCTGGCATCTCAGGAGTATGATAAGCATACACAAAGTAACAGCAAGGATGAAAATCTAAAGGATGCAGGTCCTTATCAGAGGCTAGTGGGAAGGCTGTTGTATCTCACCATGACCAGACCAAACTTGGCATTTACAGTCCAAATACTGAGTCAGTACATGCATAGTCCAAAGGTGTACATAAAAGAAGCACCTGGACTAGGCTTGCTCATGCCTGCAAAGAACTCTAACCAATTGTTGGCCTATTGTGACTCAGACTGGGGAGCTTGTCTGCAGACTAGAAGGTCTGTGACAGGTTATCTAGTGAAGTTTGAAGATGCACTAGTCTCATGGAAGTCAAAGAAACAAGAAACATTGTCAAGAAGTTCAGCTGAAGCCAGAAGCATGGCTACATGCACAACAGAGATCACTTGGCTTATTGGACTGTTCAGAGAATTTGGAGTTAATATTTAG